The Polyangiaceae bacterium genome includes a region encoding these proteins:
- a CDS encoding S8/S53 family peptidase produces MTNAELATACEKGVALKDHYHFEHIGVSVTRTVCLPEGDGVPDVVTTDDATGKLVDFAVLGVADRESFHGWHASMHPDLRQMLAAKTGEAQDVYVWFHVDGSDAPNKEWLVAEGAANADAVASRELRTRAAAQSLASKLSTVGNFDITGNLTPPVEYGIPVIRVRAALADLETVGTWPEVWRIDRVPTEHKLQDETYYFTTMEFVIDYYLGHDGTGVTVATYEGNRPDSWANLPGAPSGSCGGVPGGSRKCHCAAGPTHEHSRGMMGIVRRSAGTLGMANNATTIMANPGGGCVTHGTDEYASALNWATSNGATVISHSACTGVEASPNAHDIFFDFKASVYPYPLVAAAAGNSSVETVCNKLRNGLSVGGSLESPGSPDRSQATADENKSYLNGSSGANGYEVPHLTAISEGVNTAGYMEAYPTAYNWGGTSVAAPQVAGIAASLQEANPALKAWPEAMVPGLMASANEDTDNTVLSLHDGIDDRDGAGLINATEAFFVLQASAKMNGGNSAVPDGHDYGTLLASTTPVYTYYSEQYNARVAAGYELRVAAFMQTRPTCSSSQNSNSCSANPYPSFLLLVYDGGTYVKGSSNANNNYQYVAFVNGSGVQKDYTIKVMMLDWAGLSGTTFGIAWSS; encoded by the coding sequence GTGACCAACGCGGAATTGGCCACGGCCTGCGAGAAGGGCGTTGCCCTCAAGGACCACTACCACTTCGAACACATCGGTGTATCGGTAACCCGTACGGTCTGCCTGCCGGAAGGCGACGGTGTTCCCGACGTCGTGACCACCGACGACGCGACTGGCAAGCTCGTTGACTTTGCCGTACTTGGAGTGGCTGATCGCGAGTCGTTTCACGGCTGGCATGCTTCGATGCATCCAGACTTGCGACAGATGCTCGCTGCGAAGACAGGAGAGGCCCAAGATGTGTACGTTTGGTTCCACGTGGACGGGAGTGACGCCCCCAACAAGGAGTGGCTCGTCGCAGAAGGAGCCGCGAACGCCGACGCCGTCGCATCGCGAGAGCTCCGAACGCGGGCAGCCGCGCAATCACTCGCTTCAAAGCTCTCCACCGTAGGCAACTTCGACATCACCGGCAACCTGACGCCGCCGGTCGAGTACGGCATACCAGTAATCCGCGTCCGGGCGGCGCTCGCCGACCTGGAAACTGTGGGCACTTGGCCCGAGGTCTGGCGGATCGACCGCGTTCCGACGGAGCACAAGCTGCAAGACGAAACCTACTACTTCACGACCATGGAGTTCGTCATCGATTACTATCTTGGCCACGACGGCACTGGAGTGACCGTCGCGACCTACGAAGGGAACAGGCCGGACTCCTGGGCGAACCTGCCCGGCGCTCCAAGCGGGTCATGTGGTGGCGTTCCGGGCGGGTCTCGCAAGTGCCATTGTGCTGCCGGCCCTACTCACGAACACTCTCGCGGGATGATGGGTATCGTGCGACGTTCCGCGGGAACGCTCGGGATGGCCAATAACGCAACGACGATCATGGCGAACCCTGGCGGAGGCTGTGTCACGCACGGGACCGACGAGTACGCGAGCGCGTTGAACTGGGCCACCAGCAACGGGGCGACCGTCATCAGCCACAGCGCTTGCACAGGAGTGGAAGCCTCTCCGAACGCCCACGACATCTTCTTCGATTTCAAAGCGAGCGTGTACCCGTATCCATTGGTCGCGGCGGCGGCTGGAAACTCCTCGGTGGAGACGGTGTGCAACAAGCTTCGCAACGGCCTGTCCGTCGGCGGATCGCTCGAGTCGCCAGGGAGTCCCGATCGAAGTCAGGCGACCGCGGATGAGAACAAGTCGTACTTGAATGGCTCATCAGGCGCCAACGGCTACGAGGTGCCACACTTGACTGCGATCTCCGAGGGCGTGAACACGGCTGGGTACATGGAGGCTTACCCGACAGCCTACAACTGGGGTGGCACCAGCGTCGCGGCGCCTCAAGTCGCCGGGATCGCCGCCTCGCTTCAAGAAGCCAACCCCGCGTTGAAGGCATGGCCAGAGGCGATGGTGCCAGGTCTCATGGCGAGCGCCAACGAAGACACGGACAACACGGTGCTTTCGCTGCACGACGGCATCGACGACCGCGACGGCGCTGGATTGATCAATGCGACCGAGGCGTTCTTCGTGCTGCAGGCATCGGCGAAAATGAACGGAGGGAACTCTGCCGTTCCTGACGGGCACGACTACGGAACGCTGCTTGCCTCGACAACCCCCGTGTACACGTACTACTCGGAGCAGTACAACGCGCGGGTCGCCGCGGGGTACGAGCTGCGAGTCGCTGCCTTCATGCAAACTCGGCCCACCTGCAGCTCGAGTCAGAACTCCAACTCCTGCTCTGCCAACCCTTACCCTAGCTTCCTTCTCTTGGTGTACGACGGCGGCACGTATGTGAAGGGCTCCAGCAACGCCAACAACAACTACCAGTACGTGGCGTTCGTCAATGGTTCCGGCGTGCAGAAGGACTACACGATCAAGGTGATGATGCTGGACTGGGCGGGCCTTTCCGGGACCACCTTCGGCATCGCGTGGAGCTCGTGA
- a CDS encoding Uma2 family endonuclease encodes MATDRLKAHTYAAAGIPEYWIVNLPERSVEVYRQPRDDGAYGEIATLRAGQVIRASVGADVAVGIAVDDILP; translated from the coding sequence CTGGCGACAGACCGACTGAAGGCGCACACCTACGCCGCTGCGGGGATCCCGGAGTATTGGATCGTGAACCTCCCGGAGCGGTCGGTGGAGGTCTACCGACAGCCACGGGACGACGGCGCCTACGGCGAGATCGCGACGCTGAGGGCGGGCCAGGTCATCCGCGCGAGCGTCGGCGCGGACGTCGCGGTGGGGATCGCCGTGGACGACATTCTGCCTTGA
- a CDS encoding Uma2 family endonuclease, protein MAVAIPPFPIARFSVEQYHRMVESGAFTEDDRLELIEGWVVQKMAKGPGHEYTTGQLAALLGERIPPDAHVRNQPPITLRGSEPEPDLAIVRESRADFRAHHPGARDVILLV, encoded by the coding sequence ATGGCAGTCGCGATTCCCCCATTTCCGATCGCCCGCTTCTCGGTGGAGCAGTACCACAGGATGGTCGAGTCCGGCGCGTTCACCGAGGATGATCGACTGGAGCTCATCGAGGGGTGGGTGGTGCAGAAGATGGCGAAAGGTCCCGGTCACGAGTACACGACTGGACAGCTTGCCGCGTTGCTCGGGGAACGCATCCCGCCGGACGCGCACGTTCGGAACCAGCCGCCGATCACGCTCCGGGGTAGCGAACCGGAGCCGGATTTGGCGATCGTCCGCGAGAGCCGCGCCGACTTTCGCGCCCATCATCCTGGGGCTCGGGACGTCATCCTGCTCGTCTAG
- a CDS encoding glycerol kinase, which yields MPPRVPPRVVLAIDQGTTSVRALVLDASLSVLASAAESVPRSFPRPGWVETDAEEVVAATERVALGALEAAGLGHADVAGVGFANQGETVVVWDRATGRPIAPAIGWQCRRTEAACAKMREDTATAALVRETTGLPIDAYFSATKLAWLLDETPGARQKAESGALAAGTLDSFTLFKLSAGRLFVTDPSTSCRTLLARLSDGQFSDELCALFRVPREVLGSVVPSDAELGDLSFAGKPLPLCAILCDQPSALFGTGCLSPGDAKCTYGTGAFVQANLGTAVPQAKDDGLLRSIAWELGGVRSYLLEGSVLAAGDVLTWLSENLGLLTNPAEVEETLRRTSDSGGVLFVPALTGLGAPRWVGEARGLMLGLHRGTRREHLIRAALEGVAHQIADVLDAAAAATGREAPPLWADGGMAASDAFLSMQADLSGRTLRRAAHREATTRGVAAIAAARAGLVESAAQAVRAAPALTVEPTLSPERRAEARDRYRRLVDLLTSTSALSLMKGTPE from the coding sequence GTGCCCCCCCGTGTGCCCCCCCGTGTCGTGCTGGCGATCGATCAGGGAACCACCAGCGTGCGCGCGCTGGTGCTCGACGCCTCGCTCTCGGTGCTGGCGTCCGCGGCCGAGAGCGTGCCGCGGAGCTTTCCCCGCCCGGGCTGGGTCGAGACCGACGCCGAGGAGGTCGTCGCGGCGACGGAGCGCGTGGCGCTCGGGGCGCTGGAAGCGGCGGGCCTCGGCCACGCCGACGTGGCAGGCGTCGGGTTCGCGAACCAAGGCGAGACCGTCGTGGTCTGGGACCGCGCGACGGGGCGCCCCATCGCGCCGGCCATCGGCTGGCAGTGCCGGCGCACCGAAGCGGCGTGCGCGAAGATGCGCGAGGACACCGCGACCGCGGCGCTGGTGCGCGAGACGACCGGGCTGCCCATCGACGCCTACTTCTCCGCCACCAAGCTCGCCTGGCTCTTGGACGAGACCCCCGGCGCGCGGCAGAAGGCGGAGTCGGGCGCGCTCGCGGCGGGCACCCTCGACTCGTTCACGCTGTTCAAGCTCTCCGCGGGGCGCCTGTTCGTGACCGATCCGTCGACGTCATGCCGGACGCTCCTCGCGCGGCTCTCCGACGGCCAGTTCAGCGACGAGCTCTGCGCCCTGTTCCGCGTCCCGCGCGAGGTGCTCGGGAGCGTCGTCCCGAGCGACGCGGAGCTCGGGGACCTCTCGTTCGCCGGGAAGCCCTTGCCGCTCTGCGCGATCTTGTGCGACCAGCCCTCCGCGCTCTTCGGCACCGGCTGCCTGAGCCCGGGGGATGCGAAGTGCACCTACGGAACCGGCGCGTTCGTGCAGGCGAACCTGGGCACGGCGGTCCCGCAGGCGAAGGACGACGGCCTGTTGCGCTCCATCGCTTGGGAGCTCGGCGGGGTGCGGAGCTACCTCCTCGAGGGCAGCGTGCTGGCCGCGGGTGACGTGCTCACCTGGCTCTCGGAGAACCTGGGCCTCTTGACCAATCCCGCGGAGGTCGAGGAGACCTTGCGCCGCACGTCGGACTCGGGCGGAGTGCTGTTCGTGCCGGCGCTGACCGGCCTGGGCGCGCCGCGCTGGGTGGGAGAGGCACGCGGGCTGATGCTCGGGCTGCACCGCGGGACGCGCCGGGAGCACCTGATCCGCGCCGCGCTCGAGGGCGTGGCGCACCAGATCGCCGACGTGCTCGACGCGGCCGCGGCGGCCACCGGGCGCGAGGCGCCGCCGCTCTGGGCCGACGGCGGCATGGCGGCGTCCGACGCCTTCCTCTCCATGCAAGCGGATCTATCCGGACGCACGCTCCGGCGCGCCGCCCACCGCGAGGCGACCACTCGGGGCGTCGCCGCCATCGCTGCCGCGCGGGCCGGGCTGGTCGAGTCCGCCGCGCAGGCCGTCCGCGCCGCGCCGGCGCTGACCGTGGAGCCCACGCTCTCGCCCGAGCGCCGCGCCGAGGCGCGGGACCGCTATCGCAGGCTCGTCGATCTGCTCACCTCGACGAGCGCCCTCTCGTTGATGAAAGGAACTCCAGAGTGA
- a CDS encoding CDP-alcohol phosphatidyltransferase family protein codes for MATSVGEAAGSAPPSALLLAFPGPGFAPFDELAGLSLVTRAVLTLQKAGLERIRVIGPREVQEPFARARDDARIHAELDFVACASRNEALGALDAGPDQLLLVSSVEDVVDPAIYRALREAKLGDAVAVAARDGEHWVGPFLTSGAGLAALSGDETRARIAELAADGKVAPLDVGKAWHARADGPAGRTRAVYLLFEACRKPVDGLVSRHLNRHVSIFISKRLVSTPVTPNQMSLVTFVLGVAGAFAVSRGGYLWSLLGAVLFQWNSILDGVDGELARVRFQHSKLGQWVDTVCDDVSNVIFYIGLAFGASGLAHGQLLASAGWIAAGATLLTMAQYYVELVRIGSGDFYALSVGVPKSPGGFVGAVVGLFERVLKKDFFIFLFLCMAVAGVLPYATVLAAFGASIALGSATVRNVRRLAA; via the coding sequence ATGGCGACGAGCGTGGGTGAAGCAGCGGGGAGCGCTCCGCCGAGCGCGCTCCTCCTGGCCTTCCCTGGCCCGGGCTTCGCGCCGTTCGACGAGCTCGCCGGGCTCTCGCTGGTCACGCGCGCCGTGCTCACGCTCCAGAAGGCCGGCCTCGAGCGCATCCGTGTGATCGGCCCACGCGAGGTGCAAGAGCCGTTCGCCCGCGCGCGGGACGACGCGCGCATCCATGCAGAGCTCGACTTCGTCGCGTGCGCGTCCCGTAACGAAGCCCTCGGCGCGCTGGACGCCGGACCCGACCAGCTCCTGCTCGTCAGCTCGGTGGAGGACGTGGTCGACCCTGCCATCTACCGCGCGCTCCGGGAGGCGAAGCTCGGTGACGCGGTCGCCGTGGCTGCCCGCGACGGCGAGCACTGGGTCGGCCCGTTTCTCACCTCCGGCGCCGGGCTCGCGGCGCTCTCCGGCGACGAAACGAGAGCGCGCATCGCAGAGCTCGCCGCCGACGGCAAGGTCGCGCCACTCGACGTCGGGAAGGCCTGGCATGCCCGCGCTGATGGACCCGCCGGGCGAACGCGGGCGGTCTACCTGCTGTTCGAGGCCTGCCGGAAGCCGGTGGACGGCCTAGTGTCGCGCCACCTGAACCGGCACGTGTCGATCTTCATCTCCAAGCGGCTGGTCTCGACCCCGGTCACGCCGAACCAGATGAGCCTGGTGACGTTCGTGCTGGGCGTGGCTGGGGCCTTCGCCGTGTCTCGCGGGGGCTACCTGTGGTCGCTGCTCGGCGCCGTGCTCTTCCAGTGGAACTCGATCCTGGACGGCGTGGACGGGGAGCTGGCGCGCGTTCGTTTCCAGCACAGCAAGCTGGGGCAATGGGTGGACACCGTTTGTGACGACGTCTCGAACGTGATCTTCTACATCGGGCTCGCGTTCGGGGCTTCTGGGCTCGCGCACGGCCAGCTCCTCGCCAGCGCGGGCTGGATCGCGGCCGGAGCCACGCTCTTGACCATGGCGCAGTATTACGTCGAGCTCGTGCGCATCGGCTCCGGGGACTTCTACGCCTTGAGCGTGGGCGTGCCCAAGAGCCCGGGGGGCTTCGTGGGCGCGGTCGTCGGCCTGTTCGAGCGGGTGCTCAAGAAGGACTTCTTCATCTTCTTGTTCCTCTGCATGGCGGTCGCCGGCGTGCTGCCGTACGCGACCGTGCTCGCCGCCTTCGGCGCCAGCATCGCCTTGGGTTCGGCGACGGTGCGGAACGTGAGGCGCTTGGCCGCCTGA
- a CDS encoding DUF3943 domain-containing protein, with the protein MATLHRKRSLAAFGLAVTLATTAFAQPPAVRAELPPEPDEGWWEDRLGQVRPFEQSYADWSPERYEARPWRAAAEMLVLLGLGTAWYWVKKDQNIVDWDYPSLEDRILTFDAVRFDNNLFVTNHILHPAAGSAYYGFSRVNGLSPFASIGYSFATSAAFEFGLEVLEKVSINDLIYTPLGAWASGEWFFQLGDYLNSGPRDGPWGNRLATYTLGSPRYLHDAWDGAPPPRPLPLDNLGLSTAFWHRFGVTYGLSGVDNDHGKSGVVHDVLLEGELIRMPGHLRPGQFERAFGEGNFVDMRTRMSFDGTGFADLDIFFSADIAGYYHQRFERAPGGISGQAWSGAVNSQGRFVDRWLLGRRDGYAVAHLPGPALKGWIAHGPMLLRLSATAHLDFAAIRALPWDRWVGLYGSDGVKTVLQKESYYYAHGSSANAQVVLSHGTTELGLRGFFGHYESIEGLDREQETVYRDVHDADQILEGAAWLGHTTPGAPIHLRVTGEQVYRTSKMTPIQETRWDRRISVNLGLGF; encoded by the coding sequence ATGGCAACGCTCCACCGCAAGAGGTCGCTCGCCGCCTTCGGGTTGGCCGTGACGCTCGCGACCACGGCCTTCGCCCAGCCCCCGGCAGTGCGAGCGGAGTTGCCCCCGGAGCCCGACGAAGGCTGGTGGGAGGACCGTCTCGGCCAGGTGCGTCCTTTCGAGCAGAGCTACGCGGACTGGTCGCCCGAACGCTACGAAGCGCGTCCCTGGCGCGCGGCCGCCGAGATGCTCGTGCTCTTGGGCCTCGGCACCGCCTGGTACTGGGTCAAGAAGGATCAGAACATCGTGGACTGGGACTACCCGTCGCTCGAGGATCGAATCTTGACCTTCGACGCGGTGCGCTTCGACAACAACCTGTTCGTGACGAATCACATCCTGCACCCGGCCGCGGGCTCGGCCTACTACGGCTTCTCGCGGGTGAACGGCCTCAGCCCGTTCGCGTCCATCGGCTACTCGTTCGCGACCTCCGCGGCGTTCGAGTTCGGACTGGAGGTCCTGGAGAAGGTCAGCATCAACGATCTGATCTACACGCCGCTCGGCGCCTGGGCGTCGGGCGAGTGGTTCTTCCAGCTCGGCGACTACCTGAACAGCGGGCCGCGCGACGGGCCCTGGGGCAATCGCCTGGCGACGTACACGCTCGGCTCGCCGCGCTACCTGCACGACGCCTGGGACGGCGCGCCACCGCCGCGCCCGCTGCCGCTCGACAACCTGGGTTTGTCCACGGCCTTCTGGCATCGCTTCGGCGTGACGTACGGCTTGTCTGGCGTCGACAACGACCACGGCAAGAGCGGCGTCGTCCACGACGTGCTCTTGGAAGGCGAGCTGATCCGCATGCCGGGGCACCTCCGACCCGGGCAGTTCGAGCGCGCGTTCGGCGAGGGCAACTTCGTCGACATGCGGACGCGGATGAGCTTCGACGGCACGGGCTTCGCCGACCTCGACATCTTCTTTTCCGCCGACATCGCCGGCTACTACCACCAGCGCTTCGAGCGCGCCCCCGGCGGCATCAGCGGTCAAGCCTGGTCCGGCGCGGTGAATTCGCAGGGACGCTTCGTGGACCGCTGGTTGCTGGGCCGGCGCGATGGTTACGCGGTCGCCCACCTGCCAGGACCGGCGCTCAAGGGCTGGATCGCCCACGGCCCGATGCTGCTCCGGCTGTCCGCGACGGCACACCTCGACTTCGCCGCCATCCGCGCGCTGCCGTGGGACCGCTGGGTCGGCCTGTACGGCAGCGACGGCGTGAAGACGGTCCTTCAGAAGGAGTCGTACTACTACGCTCACGGCAGCTCCGCGAACGCCCAGGTCGTGCTGTCTCACGGGACCACCGAGCTCGGGCTGCGCGGATTCTTCGGCCACTACGAGTCCATCGAAGGCCTGGATCGGGAGCAGGAGACCGTGTACCGCGACGTGCACGACGCCGACCAGATCCTCGAGGGCGCCGCCTGGCTCGGCCACACCACGCCGGGGGCGCCGATCCACCTCCGCGTCACCGGAGAGCAGGTCTACCGCACGAGCAAGATGACCCCCATCCAGGAGACACGCTGGGATCGACGCATCTCCGTCAACCTGGGGCTCGGGTTCTGA
- a CDS encoding endonuclease/exonuclease/phosphatase family protein — MHGAALRLSIGLCALSAVACGERPLEPRDPTPGVPHFRVQSYNVESSDHDDPDTIGAVGKNDADVVCLQETTPDFEAVLQERYADQYPYQLYRHHWPGPAGLAVLSKFPVEDSGWHAGPNGWHPAWHVIVDTPDGKFQILNVHLRSKSEGNGNIVSSYLSSNDDHLYEIDLFMQQCNNGLPSIVLGDFNEGLGGVALQYLEDRGYRNILPLYRPGQHTWRHSSVANQFTQTLDHILFDTAFEPLNAWVSNVGGSDHLPVVAHVEAAYDWTPEVKSLRGEATRREAP; from the coding sequence ATGCACGGCGCAGCGCTCCGCTTGTCGATTGGTCTGTGCGCGCTCTCCGCCGTGGCCTGCGGCGAGCGCCCGCTCGAGCCGCGGGACCCCACGCCGGGAGTGCCGCACTTCCGCGTCCAGTCCTACAACGTCGAGTCGAGCGACCACGACGACCCGGACACCATCGGCGCGGTCGGCAAGAACGACGCCGACGTGGTGTGTTTGCAGGAGACGACGCCCGACTTCGAGGCAGTCTTGCAGGAGCGCTACGCCGACCAGTACCCGTATCAGCTGTACCGCCATCACTGGCCGGGGCCGGCGGGGCTCGCCGTGCTGTCGAAGTTCCCGGTCGAGGACAGCGGGTGGCACGCCGGGCCGAACGGCTGGCACCCCGCGTGGCACGTCATCGTCGACACGCCCGACGGAAAGTTCCAGATCTTGAACGTGCACCTGCGCTCGAAGAGCGAAGGCAACGGCAACATCGTCAGCTCCTACCTGAGCTCGAACGACGACCACCTGTACGAGATCGACCTGTTCATGCAGCAGTGCAACAACGGCCTGCCCAGCATCGTGCTCGGCGACTTCAACGAGGGGCTGGGCGGTGTGGCGCTCCAGTACCTGGAGGATCGCGGCTACCGGAACATCCTGCCGCTGTATCGGCCGGGCCAGCACACCTGGCGCCACAGCTCGGTGGCCAACCAGTTCACTCAGACCCTCGATCACATCCTGTTCGACACCGCGTTCGAGCCGCTGAACGCCTGGGTCAGCAACGTCGGCGGCTCCGATCACCTGCCCGTCGTCGCGCACGTCGAGGCCGCGTACGACTGGACGCCCGAGGTGAAGAGCCTGCGCGGCGAGGCGACCCGGCGCGAAGCGCCTTGA